In a single window of the Jaculus jaculus isolate mJacJac1 chromosome 9, mJacJac1.mat.Y.cur, whole genome shotgun sequence genome:
- the Purg gene encoding purine-rich element-binding protein gamma isoform X3 — protein sequence MERARRRGGGGGGGRGGKNVGGSGLSKSRLYPQAPHSHYPHYAASATPNQAGGAAEIQELASKRVDIQKKRFYLDVKQSSRGRFLKIAEVWIGRGRQDNIRKSKLTLSLSVAAELKDCLGDFIEHYAHLGLKGHRPEHGQGKEQGSRRRQKHSAPSPPVSVGSEEHPHSVLKTDYIERDNRKYYLDLKENQRGRFLRIRQTMMRGTGMIGYFGHSLGQEQTIVLPAQGMIEFRDALVQLIEDYGEGDIEERRGGDDDPLELPEGTSFRVDNKRFYFDVGSNKYGIFLKIIFHISSSDMKELHSVHYHCGSSGSMWNN from the exons ATGGAAAGAGCCAGGCGAaggggaggcggcggcggcggcggccgcggaGGCAAGAATGTGGGGGGCTCTGGCCTAAGCAAGAGTAGACTGTATCCCCAGGCCCCGCACTCTCACTACCCCCACTACGCCGCGTCAGCCACCCCTAACCAGGCCGGGGGCGCAGCCGAAATCCAAGAGCTGGCCTCCAAACGAGTGGACATCCAGAAAAAGAGGTTCTACCTAGACGTGAAGCAAAGCTCCCGGGGCCGGTTCCTAAAGATAGCCGAAGTCTGGATAGGGAGAGGCCGGCAGGACAATATCCGAAAGAGTAAACTGACCCTCTCCCTGTCGGTGGCAGCCGAGCTGAAGGACTGTCTGGGCGACTTCATCGAGCACTACGCCCACCTGGGCCTGAAAGGCCACAGGCCAGAGCATGGCCAGGGCAAAGAGCAAGGCTCGAGGAGGAGGCAGAAGCACTCCGCACCCTCCCCGCCAGTGTCCGTGGGCTCAGAAGAGCATCCTCACAGTGTCCTCAAAACAGACTATATAGAGAGGGACAATAGGAAATACTACCTAGACCTAAAGGAAAACCAACGGGGTCGCTTCCTAAGGATTAGACAAACCATGATGCGAGGGACTGGCATGATAGGGTATTTTGGCCACAGTTTGGGCCAAGAACAGACTATTGTCCTCCCAGCACAAGGGATGATTGAGTTTCGTGATGCCTTGGTTCAGCTGATTGAAGACTATGGCGAAGGAGATATAGAAGAACGAAGAGGTGGAGACGATGACCCACTTGAACTCCCAGAGGGAACCTCTTTCAGAGTGGACAATAAAAGGTTCTACTTTGATGTGGGCTCTAATAAATATGGAATTTTCCTGAAG attatatttcatatttcttcAAGTGATATGAAAGAATTGCACTCAGTTCATTATCATTGTGGATCATCTGGATCAATGTGGAACAACTGA
- the Purg gene encoding purine-rich element-binding protein gamma isoform X1, with the protein MERARRRGGGGGGGRGGKNVGGSGLSKSRLYPQAPHSHYPHYAASATPNQAGGAAEIQELASKRVDIQKKRFYLDVKQSSRGRFLKIAEVWIGRGRQDNIRKSKLTLSLSVAAELKDCLGDFIEHYAHLGLKGHRPEHGQGKEQGSRRRQKHSAPSPPVSVGSEEHPHSVLKTDYIERDNRKYYLDLKENQRGRFLRIRQTMMRGTGMIGYFGHSLGQEQTIVLPAQGMIEFRDALVQLIEDYGEGDIEERRGGDDDPLELPEGTSFRVDNKRFYFDVGSNKYGIFLKVSEVRPPYRNTITVPFKAWTRFGENFIKYEEEMRKMCNSHKEKRMDGRRASGEEQECLD; encoded by the coding sequence ATGGAAAGAGCCAGGCGAaggggaggcggcggcggcggcggccgcggaGGCAAGAATGTGGGGGGCTCTGGCCTAAGCAAGAGTAGACTGTATCCCCAGGCCCCGCACTCTCACTACCCCCACTACGCCGCGTCAGCCACCCCTAACCAGGCCGGGGGCGCAGCCGAAATCCAAGAGCTGGCCTCCAAACGAGTGGACATCCAGAAAAAGAGGTTCTACCTAGACGTGAAGCAAAGCTCCCGGGGCCGGTTCCTAAAGATAGCCGAAGTCTGGATAGGGAGAGGCCGGCAGGACAATATCCGAAAGAGTAAACTGACCCTCTCCCTGTCGGTGGCAGCCGAGCTGAAGGACTGTCTGGGCGACTTCATCGAGCACTACGCCCACCTGGGCCTGAAAGGCCACAGGCCAGAGCATGGCCAGGGCAAAGAGCAAGGCTCGAGGAGGAGGCAGAAGCACTCCGCACCCTCCCCGCCAGTGTCCGTGGGCTCAGAAGAGCATCCTCACAGTGTCCTCAAAACAGACTATATAGAGAGGGACAATAGGAAATACTACCTAGACCTAAAGGAAAACCAACGGGGTCGCTTCCTAAGGATTAGACAAACCATGATGCGAGGGACTGGCATGATAGGGTATTTTGGCCACAGTTTGGGCCAAGAACAGACTATTGTCCTCCCAGCACAAGGGATGATTGAGTTTCGTGATGCCTTGGTTCAGCTGATTGAAGACTATGGCGAAGGAGATATAGAAGAACGAAGAGGTGGAGACGATGACCCACTTGAACTCCCAGAGGGAACCTCTTTCAGAGTGGACAATAAAAGGTTCTACTTTGATGTGGGCTCTAATAAATATGGAATTTTCCTGAAGGTAAGTGAGGTGAGGCCACCTTACCGTAATACTATTACTGTTCCATTCAAAGCTTGGACAAGGTTTGGGGAGAATTTTATCAAGTATGAAGAAGAGATGAGGAAAATGTGCAACAGCCataaggaaaagagaatggatgGCAGAAGGGCCAGTGGTGAAGAACAAGAATGCCTCGACTAG